TCCGTGAAAGACATTTAATCTCTTGTTCTCTTTTGGCCTTTTGTTTTCTTggcctcttttttttttctccttctttcaagttggtgatattttgatatattctttatctttatattcaattttagatTGCTTCTCTTGAATTTGAACCTCTTTTCCTTTATAAACTGATAGAAAAACATTTAGTATGCTATTAAGTTGACTGTGTAtctgatgaaatttttttataatttttgctCTATTTCCCTTTGGATGACCActtgtttgaattttataaaacgGTTTAGTTTGGTTAGTTTATGTAAGACTATTCGAAATAAGTTGACCCTTTTTCTGATGATAACGAAATATTATTTCTTGCAGTCTAGAAGAGGACAGAGACAAAGTTCTGATGATGTGGATGCAGTTGGTCGGTTGCCTCTTTTGAATGACACATATTATCAGGAGATTCTCTGCGAAATGGGAGGAATGTTTGCTATTGCAAATAGGGTGGATAACATTCACAGGAGGCCTTGGATTGGGTTTCAATCATGGCGTGCTGCTGGTAGGAAGGTATTTCTTTTGTTTGCAATAATTTACTCGTTTGAAGTATactaaacctttttttattttgaagattcAAGCTAAGTAGCTATCAGAATACATTGGTTACCCTTGAATTTAATTAGAAACTTAATATGTTCTCTTTTAGGTATGCATCAATTGATGCAagtattaagttttattttgagaaaattgggtattcttttcctttttgttatatatatatatatatatatgtaacttTCCAGTGAATGCGAAGGTCCTTTTGGAATTATTGGTTGATTGATACACATTTTTGTCAAAGCAGGTAGCATTGTCAATGAAAGCTGAAAAGGTTTTGGAACAGAAAATGCAAGAGAATTCCAGAGGAgatgtaatatatttttgggGACATTTGGACATGGATCCGAGTATCATAGGAAACAACAATGCAATTTCTTTTTGGTACATGTGTGACATCTTAAATGGAGGCAATTGTAGGTATATAATGGAGAATACAACATCATAATATGCATTTTGTAAATTGCTGTATTTCAGCGTGTGAAGAGTTTCAAGCATCCCCCTCGAACCCTCATCTTTCCTAAAGTTGCATCTAGTTTTATTTGGACTACTTACAGAATAAAATGTTTAGAATCACGTTGCTTAATTGGCATGATGCCCATGTGAAAAATAAGAGACTTGctctaaaacatatttttggagGTTCAAAACCAGAGTTTCTAGATGTTGGACTTTGGATATTGTAATGCATTTCAAACTCATCTGATATTATGCTTCTAATTGCATCAGAACTGTTTTTCAAGATGGCTTCCGCCAGATGTATGCATTGCCCCCTGATGTTGAAGCACTGCCCCCCATGCCTGAAGATGGTGGTTATTGGTCAGCACTGCACAGCTGGGTGATGCCAACCCCTTCTTTCTTAGAGTTCATAATGTTCTCTcggtaattaattaattgatattagcTTTCTTGGTAGTAGATTATTAGGGGTGCTTTATTTAAATGTGCTTGAAACCTGACATGTTGTCTATGGACTGCAGGATGTTTGTTGATTCCATTGATGCCCTGCGCAGAGACTCCAGTAAACATGGCTTGTGCTTGTTAGGGTCTTCGGAGATTGAGGTAATTTGTTTGCATTTGTTTTTAAGGTTTCTTTGATTATTTGAATTTCTTACATTTGTTCTTTCGAAGCAGACGAAGCACTGCTACTGTCGAGTGTTGGAACTTCTAATCAATGTCTGGGCTTATCATAGTGCACGAAGGATGGTATACATAAATCCTAACACTGGCTCTACGGAAGAGCAGCACCCAATTGAACAACGGAAGGGTTTTATGTGGGTAAAatacttcaatttttcattGTTGAAGAGTATGGACGAAGATCTAGCAGAGGCTGCAGATGATGGTGATCACCCAAGGGACATGTGGTTGTGGCCAATGACAGGCGAGGTACACTGGCACGGGGTTTTTGAAAGGGAGAGGGAAGAAAGGTACAGGctaaaaatggataaaaaaagaaaaacaaaagagaaattatttgaaagaaTGAAGTATGGTTACAAGCAGAAATCACTTGGAAGATAAGAAatcttcaaaattgaaatttacgCCTCCAAACAATTTGTGAATCCGTTTTTGCTTCAGTCGGGAAAATTGTCTTGCTAATCGGAGAGGCTTTGATTCTAACATTGGCACAGATCATATCATAGGGACAGTATTGTTTCTTTCTACATTAACTGAATACGTATACTCAAGCCTCGGTCTCATAAAAGGGCGAGACAGAGAGCAAAGGAGTGTTCCATCTTCTGCTGTTCATTAATTTCCTGGCCTTTTTTCATGGTCAATTATAGCAGCACAGAAGATACAGGTAGTTCCCCTCGACGTGTACTCATAGTCTATACAAATGCATTCATCAATTACACTTCATTTAGCTTAAATTTGTATTCTTTCATTATTGTATATTTGGTAAAACATTAGTGGCAATTTTGAGTAGAATAATGGCTGGGTTTTACGTGAATAGtttgtattattattgattttgttgttactattattattattattatttattgagaaACAAAAGGCAGATAATTTTTACTCGGGCATATAAACATGTCATACGTGTTTATTTCTTCGGACCATTGTTCAActgtattttcttattttaaccACATGTTGAATAATTTGTGCAATTTTCCACTGTCGATCAGTGAGTTTCTTCTTTTCCGcataatttcttcaaaaattataatttataaatgtatggtaatttaaaatacaaaactttcTGATTTTACAATGACAAGGGTTGGACCAAACGTGTTACTAGGAATCGGTATTTGATATAAAGACAGacctataaaaaaaaacttgcttctaaaatggaaaattaagaTAGAAAAAACGAATGAGCAATATCTCATactcataaaaacaaaacacaaataaatgttttgaaatgCTCCAAATTATccattataattttgtttgaactgaATCAGTGTCATCTAGTTTAATGGGATAACTTTGGTAAGTAgctaaaaataacaaaacaaatattcgttagcatgaaaaaaaaaaaacagtctAGACAATAAACGAAGATTTCAAGTGTAAAATTTCCTTTTGTAAACAAGGAAATAACATCATAATAGTATGAATCAATTCACGTGCCACTGTTTTAATTTAATCCGTGTTAACAAGTAATTTCGCATATGTTAATTCAACCATATTAATTCTTAATTCTTTAAACTATAAGTTTAAAGATacatatttttacttaataaaattgtagtaatatactatatttttaacatattcatatatattgaggaggttaatttttaaaagtatttatatatactttttttctcaaaaatatatttttatttactctcATATAACGCGTTTCCAAAAGAGGTCGCAAAacttacaaatattaaaagaaaacagtCTCCCGCGCCCACACTTGGACCAATCGCTATCGCGACGTATAATTGAATATTGACACGATGCAGTTTGCCTCTTGAATGTTATGTTGCGATGGCAGTGAGAGAGAGTGAGTGAGGGTTTTACTACCTTCACACACCTCATTACAAAACCCTCTTCTTCCGCAGTACAGTAACCGTCCTTATCTctttctcaatttcttttttatttccccAATTTCCACGCTTCTCTTTTCTCCTCTTTCTGCTTCTCATCTATTCTCATCTATTCCTCATTCCACTTATGCAAGTTTTGCAAGCAAGTTATCGCAAaatctctttctttcattttcttggGTTGCAAACCTAACCTCTATCAATTTCGTGGTGAATATAGCTGTGGGTCTCGGATCCTACTCCGGGCCCAATTACTTCTTGCTATTTTATGCTTGCCCGTTATCTCTTCACTTTTCCATGTATTGAAGCTTTTTGTGATATTGAAATGTTTAGGAGTTTCTTTTGTTGTGCACCAGTGCCATTGAATCTCGCTAGTGATGATATCTCTAACCAGATTATCGAGTGTTTTGTAATGTGTCTGAGTTGACTATCACTGCACGCAGGTTGAGATTCTTGAAGAGGTGCCAAACATGATGCATTCTGTAAGGGGTGGCCTGGGGCAAACGTTTGCGCTTGCTAAGCACAATGAATCGGAAGGGAGAAAGACTCGGATTCGGCGCTCCAAGGAGGAAAGAAAGGCAATGGTGGAATcctttataaaaaagtaattgcGTTTTAGTTTCATACTTTCACTTGACTACATATTCACTATCGTATTCAAATTTGGATTTGAAATTGTTATCTCATAATTGTGCCTGCTTTTGTTTCACAGATTATTAATTTTGGTTGTTTAAagatgtaatataatatatactgtactttttgttttcatctttacCTGCTGTTTAATTTTCTGACCTTAGCCAATATTTCGCTTATGCTTAGCATATACGTTTGTACACTCACTGGTAAATATTTTTCGTTTAGGATCTGTTTGGTTCGGAGGAAGAGAGATATTTTAATGCAAGGGAGGGGATGGTAGTGATTTTGATAAAAACATTCTGTCTGGTTAAGAGGGGAGGCGTCTTGTTTGATTCAAAAGGGACGGGGACaggttttacaaattaattttctcttatattcttatcattttagatttcaaaacatgattagatatatttttgtcagtgcatttcaaattttataaatcctCTTCCCTCTCATCCAATTCCCCAATATTGGAGGGGAACAAACATTTGATTACTACCTTCCGTTCTCCTCTTGTCGTAAAAATTGAACCAAGCAGTGATACTTTATAGAAGTCCCTTATCACATCTCCATTTCACCCCTGTTAAACACTATGTTGACGAGATTATTTAAAGGAGTGGTCACTTTTTTGATACAAGCTTTGAATCCTGACTCATTATTTGAGTTACTTATGTAACTATCAACCTGTCGATAGTGCAAAGGTGATCCAAGAGCAGTAGTATTGCTTATTATATTGGTATTTGATGTTTTATCAGTGCCGATATGATTACTTTTGCGACATCTATTCTTGGGAACTTGTTGAATTGCCTGCCTATTTCTTAAACTTTTATTCACAGGTGAAACCTTTTTTGTATTTACGTATTCTTTCTATCATTTGATATCAATCTAGTTCTAATTTTCTCATTTATCTTTCTACTTGTATCCAGATACCAACATTCAAACAACGGAAACTTTCCATCACTTAATCTTACACATAAAGAAGTTGGTGGCTCTTTCTACACAGTACGGGAGATTGTACGTGACATAATTCAAGAAAATAGAGTGTTGGGTCCTGCTAAGTTCACTTTAGAAGAGCTAAACACTGATACATTTTTTGAACAAAATCCGCTGGGTTCAATTGCCAGAGTTCCCGAACCTTTTTCGACTGCATCTTCAATTGAAAATCATTGTGAGCTTGAGAAGGTTCAggatacaaataaaacaatgatTTCTGTATCTGATGAGTCTTATACTGAAGTTGTGGACCAGGTGGTTGACAAAGGGCACGTCATAAGTTTTGGTCACATGGACGTGACAGACAAGGAACCTATTGAAGTGGTTGTTGCTGATGGGCGTGATACTAGAGCTGAGAATCAAGTGGTTGACCAAGGGCATACCATGAATGTTAGCCACATAGGTGTTACGAACAATGAATCTGTTGAAACTTCTGTGGTTTTTGATGAATGTTGCACTGGAAATGAGTACAAATTTGTGGACAACGGGCATGTCTTAAATGATAGCCAGGTGAATATAGTGAGTGAGGAGTCAAATGAAATTGCTATTCTTGAGATGCAGTTAAGTGATTCTTCTTCTACACTCAAACAGAAAGTTGAACAAGAGTTGGCAGCTGCCAATACACCAATGACTAAAGTAAATGCTGCGACAGAAGACTTAATAGTCGAGACATTTCCACTAACCCCTGGTTCCATGACTACTGATGGAATAAGAAGTCCTGAAGGGTTGATGGACTCACGTAATTCACCGGAAACTGATATGAAAATGTTGGAATTGAGACAAGGCGATGAAAAGTCTGAATTAAATGGTATAGAGCCCTCGaagaatttcaatttattgGACAATATATTTGAGGATGCCCCGGtaaatcaattattaaagaACACCTCTAACACTGGGCTTGATAAGGAGGAGAGTGTACGAGATATATCTGAAGAAAGCTACAATCATTATACCCACAAAGAACGTTATGAATTTGAAGACCGTACCGATTCTCAAGTTGGAGTATCCCATAAAAATACCATAACCATCGACCAAAGCAAGAAAACAGATGAAATTAAGGTATTTCTAAATTTATCACACTTATTGCACTACAGTCGTCTTCGATTATTCGGTATTTCTTTCTGTTTGGGGAGGGGTGGTGCAGTGAATACGATTTTGGTAAAATTGTGTTTTGCAGGCACAAAATTGATACAAATTGTTATGTGTCAATtttgtgttttctctttcatcttcagCAATTGGATTAATTAGTTTGCATTTTCTCTGGAAAGATTAAGACTCGCGGATtccataaataataaacaatagcTAGTAACTACTTTTCTGATACTTATTTGAGGGGAAATTTCAATGTAACCTTTAAATGTATTCTTACAGACAAACACTCAAACCAATAACCTCAGCAAGACATGTAAACCATCAGAGGAAGACGATGACCTGCTGAAAGCCGATAAACATAGAGTTGATGGTCAACTTGGTGGCAACTCTCAGAGAAGCGGCACAACTGTGGATAGGATACATCTGTAAGTATATAGAAATTGACTTCATTTCAACTAATGTGCCTATTTTACCTCCATTCTATTATAGAAGTGAAATTGGTTTGGTTATTTACGAACACTTAATTGTACCTTTCTATGGTTTTCACTGCAGAGAATCCTGGGATGGAGCAGATAAGAATTCCGCAAACCGAGAACCCAACCCTCTTTTAGCTGCTTGGAAAGCTTTTGTGGATGCTTTTGTAAAATTTTGGTCGGATGAATAGTTAGTTCTTTCTCTCCTTTAGCGTTATCGTCAGTGTTGTTTTTAACTATCAGAACAATTTTTCGTAGAAGTGTGTTTAGATTTTAACTGAGCACTCAATCTAGTTTTTATGGAATATATTGATATCATATTTGGCGGTTTTTTCATTCGAATTCTTTTCAACATTCACTTCACTTAAAAAGTATAAGttgcttgttttttttttttttttttactttaattgagtttaacttattttgtttacaaatataaatacttattaaataatagaaagGATGGAGCTCTAAGTTTCTCTAGCGTCCAATTTATTATATACTATAGTGGATTAAAACTTTATccggaaaataaaataagtgagtTGGATTCATCTTTTACAAAATGTTGAAATCATTGTTTTCAATCACTCTTGCTATATCATTCGAAATATTTGTGAATGTTAACAGAAAATCaagtaataatttatatgacaCTTATGGGTTTAGATTGAGGGAAAGAGAATAGAAAATACAGGGAATTAAGtactttttttttggtaaaattgattgatgttacagaaaaataaatcatgttAAGTGAATGATACAACGAATtacaaaattatctttaatttaattctattaaGAATacatatgaattaaaattaaaaaataactaattattaagcaattaattcataaaattagaaataatattaatacaatatttaaaatttaaaatttaaaattggagtatatttaaataattaattggaaatcatctccatttttttttcttgtactaatataaaatgttaaagtaaaataaaaaaaatcaaatgagaAAGGGCAATTACGTATTAAATTTGAAAgatgtgaaaataataattttatacttttaaaggatgaaatttaaaaagaaaattatttgtaaGTTTTAgtagatgaaaacaaaataaaatatcaaaacttgTTTATTTTAGAGCAAAACCTTATTCATGgttattataacaaataaaaaagttaaaatatataatttagagtTATCTCAAATCTATTTAGAGGTTAATTTTACACACTATTCtctatagttttaaattaaattctaatacttttaagaaaaaaaaaagttatcaaaatatatCTAGGACAAGCGGTTAATGTGTTTCACATTCCACGACATTCAGTGTTGCGTTTTTCTTGTTTGGGATTAGATCCCAGGAATTGTGATCATGAGGCGTCTGAATTGTTTGCAGGCTGGACAAAGAAAAGTTCGACATTTATGTTCTCGCAATTGGGTTTATGTTGTTGTCTTAGGAAGGTGTTATCTTCTAATACATTGTTATTTTGTAGGCGGTACGTAGCACAAAGTGAAGAACCTCGGAAGAATAGTTTTAAAtggagaaaagaggaagaaacgAAGCTAGGAAAGGGTTTTGAGTGATTGATTTGGACACCGTTTCGTAAAATCTGATTCGTTCTTATTCCGTCTCATGGTCAATTAAATTAGCACCATTCCATTTCATAGTTTGATTGTAGATTCAAAATTCAATGTCTGACACCGTCTTCTTTCCCCATGAAATCCTTACGGAAATCCTTCGCAGACTTCCGCCAAAGTCCCTTCTCAGATTCACCACCGTCTGCAAGTCATGGCGCTCTCTCATCACCCACCCATTCTTTATCTCTCTCTACCACCGTCACTCCTCCTTTCTCCTCATTCAGTTCAGCAACCACTTCATCCTCCCCCACCGCCTCCACCACCCCTCCACCACCCTCCGCCTCCCCTCCTTACCCCACCATGATTACTCCGTCGTTTCCTTCTGCAACGGCCTTGTTTGCGTCGCCTACGGTGAGCACTGCCAATCTGTCATCGTCTGCAACCCGTGTATTCGACGATTTGTCACCCTCCCCGCTCCCCTTCAGTACCCTTGCTACTACACTTCCAGCGTTGCCTTAGGCTTTGATTCCAGTAAATGTGATTACAAGGTGGTCAGGATTTCTTGCATGGTGGATGATGAAAGGTTCGGCCTTTCTGCTCCCAAGGTTGAGGTTTTCTCTCTTGCAACTGGGTCTTGGAGGACCCTTGATCATGGCATTGCTCCTGTCTGCTACGTTGCTAGAGATACTCCCCCTGGATTTCACGATGGGCTTGTTCACTGGGTTGCCAAACGCTACGTGGCTGGTGGATggtacaattttat
This genomic interval from Vigna radiata var. radiata cultivar VC1973A chromosome 8, Vradiata_ver6, whole genome shotgun sequence contains the following:
- the LOC106769722 gene encoding uncharacterized protein LOC106769722 isoform X2; the encoded protein is MMHSVRGGLGQTFALAKHNESEGRKTRIRRSKEERKAMVESFIKKYQHSNNGNFPSLNLTHKEVGGSFYTVREIVRDIIQENRVLGPAKFTLEELNTDTFFEQNPLGSIARVPEPFSTASSIENHCELEKVQDTNKTMISVSDESYTEVVDQVVDKGHVISFGHMDVTDKEPIEVVVADGRDTRAENQVVDQGHTMNVSHIGVTNNESVETSVVFDECCTGNEYKFVDNGHVLNDSQVNIVSEESNEIAILEMQLSDSSSTLKQKVEQELAAANTPMTKVNAATEDLIVETFPLTPGSMTTDGIRSPEGLMDSRNSPETDMKMLELRQGDEKSELNGIEPSKNFNLLDNIFEDAPVNQLLKNTSNTGLDKEESVRDISEESYNHYTHKERYEFEDRTDSQVGVSHKNTITIDQSKKTDEIKTNTQTNNLSKTCKPSEEDDDLLKADKHRVDGQLGGNSQRSGTTVDRIHLESWDGADKNSANREPNPLLAAWKAFVDAFVKFWSDE
- the LOC106769915 gene encoding putative F-box protein At3g16210: MSDTVFFPHEILTEILRRLPPKSLLRFTTVCKSWRSLITHPFFISLYHRHSSFLLIQFSNHFILPHRLHHPSTTLRLPSLPHHDYSVVSFCNGLVCVAYGEHCQSVIVCNPCIRRFVTLPAPLQYPCYYTSSVALGFDSSKCDYKVVRISCMVDDERFGLSAPKVEVFSLATGSWRTLDHGIAPVCYVARDTPPGFHDGLVHWVAKRYVAGGWYNFILSFHFEGEMFREVMLPESLALRTSWGMIKVVGGGNGKTLTVYDVDGASPCSCNIWMMKEYGEVESWNKAFSFLMSGFCLVAPSLGMMITDVKIPPKGLCVTCSGEVLLLVDVAERRCLYSLDIKKESFTDLQIEIGAGFVYCGYYAESLLLLNIANGVVSY
- the LOC106769722 gene encoding uncharacterized protein LOC106769722 isoform X1, which encodes MQVLQVEILEEVPNMMHSVRGGLGQTFALAKHNESEGRKTRIRRSKEERKAMVESFIKKYQHSNNGNFPSLNLTHKEVGGSFYTVREIVRDIIQENRVLGPAKFTLEELNTDTFFEQNPLGSIARVPEPFSTASSIENHCELEKVQDTNKTMISVSDESYTEVVDQVVDKGHVISFGHMDVTDKEPIEVVVADGRDTRAENQVVDQGHTMNVSHIGVTNNESVETSVVFDECCTGNEYKFVDNGHVLNDSQVNIVSEESNEIAILEMQLSDSSSTLKQKVEQELAAANTPMTKVNAATEDLIVETFPLTPGSMTTDGIRSPEGLMDSRNSPETDMKMLELRQGDEKSELNGIEPSKNFNLLDNIFEDAPVNQLLKNTSNTGLDKEESVRDISEESYNHYTHKERYEFEDRTDSQVGVSHKNTITIDQSKKTDEIKTNTQTNNLSKTCKPSEEDDDLLKADKHRVDGQLGGNSQRSGTTVDRIHLESWDGADKNSANREPNPLLAAWKAFVDAFVKFWSDE